From Cryptococcus neoformans var. neoformans B-3501A chromosome 6, whole genome shotgun sequence, the proteins below share one genomic window:
- a CDS encoding hypothetical protein (HMMPfam hit to Hydrolase, haloacid dehalogenase-like hydrolase, score: 37.8, E(): 3.1e-08) — translation MKLDRDSEKIVAEVTDTILGRYGHSLTWEIKAGAMGKPLPTASEWILSHFPDIREQLSVEEFIEEGARMKAKLFKEVEPMRGATALVKGLYEAGIPIALATGSSMQNFIYKTTHLPHIFGHFPPSCIITADSPGIKGKPNPDIFLAAARSLGRDVGISDECSELQKEERRKGLVFEDSVPGVLAGVAAGMNVIWVPHAEVKALNPEETYGAREVLAHLEEWDPTKWNLPLLPGFANASKDLPLKI, via the exons ATACTATCCTTGGCCGATATGGTCATTCTCTGACTTGGGAGATTAAGGCCGGAGCTATGGGCAAGCCTCTACCGACCGCCTCGGAATGGATTTTATCCCACTTCCCAGACATACGGGAGCAACTATCGGTAGAGGAATtcattgaagaaggtgcaAGGATGAAAGCCAAGCTGTTTAAAGAAGTTGAACCGATGAGAGGTGCAACCGCTTTGGTCAAAGGCTTG TACGAGGCAGGGATACCAATCGCCCTGGCCACAGGCTCTAGCATGCAAAACTTCATCTACAAAACG ACTCATCTCCCCCATATCTTTGGTCATTTCCCGCCCTCTTGCATCATTACTGCCGATTCTCCAGGAATCAAAGGAAAACCGAACCCTGATATTTTCCTCGCTGCTGCTCGATCTTTAGGCAGGGACGTTGGTATTTCCGATGAATGCTCAGAGCtccagaaggaggaaaggaggaagggccTGGTATTTGAAGACTCTGTACCGGGAGTACTTGCTGGAGTTGCTGCGGGCATGAATG TCATATGGGTGCCGCACGCAGAAGTCAAGGCTCTTAATCCCGAAGAAACATACGGTGCCCGAGAGGTTCTTGCCCAtctggaagaatgggaCCCTACAAAGTGGAATCTCCCTTTGCTGCCTGGATTCGCTAAT GCTTCAAAGGATTTGCCCCTAAAAATATAA